The following is a genomic window from Pseudomonadota bacterium.
TGGCCTGGTCGGAAGAGCTGATTCGGGAAATTATTATTTATACGACCTTTATCGGTTGCAGCGCCGCGATCAAATCAAGGGCAATGATCCGGATTGATGCCGTGCCGCAAATTTTCCCCCGATTAAAAAAACCATTGGATTACTTCAGTAATTTCTGTGTTCTGTTTTATAGTGCTTTGATAACCAAGCTTGGTTGGGGAATGGCCGCCTTGCAGGTTGCCACCCATCAAAAAACTATTATCCTGCGTATTCCCCTGGTTGTTCTCTACGCTGTTTTGCCATTGATGGGAATTATGATGTTCATCAGAACGTTGCAAGTCATGTGGGAAGATTATAGCACCAGTCAGGAAGATTGAAGGCTGTTGCTAACGTTTATTCAGTATGGATGTGTTCTGTTAGACCTAAGTTAAGCAATTAGCAGTTAGCTCTTAGCATTTAGCTGAGTAAAATTGAGGTTTTAGGTTAATAATACACAGTACTCAACAGGTAACTGTATGTATATAGTGAAATCCCTTTAATCATTAAACTAATAGCTAACGGCTAAAAGCTAATCGCTCAATTTAGGTTAGAATCTTCATTTTAAGATAGAGGACAATTAAGAGTTTATGGAAACCAGTTACATTATTATTGCATTATGCCTGATTGGCTGTCTGGCCTCGACGATTCCGGTATTCATGTCGTTATTTTTTACCAGTATTGTCGGTTTTTATTTCTTTTCCGGCATGCCGGTTATGATGATGGCGCAAACTTTATTCCGCAGTATGGATAATTTTGCCTTGGTGGTGGTATTGTTTTTTATCCTCTGTGGCAATATCATGACTTCCGGGTCCATTGTCGATAAACTGATAAAAGTAGCTAATTCGGTGGTGGGTTTTTTCCCTGGTGGTTTGGCGATGGCCGGGGTGCTGGCCTGCGGTATGTTTGGTGCCATTTCCGGTTCAACGGTGGCCACCGTGGTTGCTATCGGTGGATTTATGATCCCGGCCCTGATGGATAACCAGTATGATGAACAGTTCAGTGTCGGGATAATGACGACATCGCCTATTCTGGGGATTATCATCCCCCCCAGTATTTCCATGATTCTCTATTCAATGGTCAGCAACGATTCATTGGCGGCCCTGTTTATGACCGGTTTTATACCCGGTTTCCTGATTATTGTCAGTTTTTCGATCTACTCGTATTTTTACTGTAAGAATCGTGATTTTAAACGTATGCCGCCACCAACCTTCAAGGAACTGATCGCGGTTTTAAAAGAGGGATTCTGGTCCTTGATGTTGCCGGTATTGATTTTCGGGGGGATTTTTTCCGGAGTTTTTACTGCCAATGAGGCCGCGGTAGTGGCTTGTGTTTATGCTTTTATTGTCGAGCTGTTTATCCACCGGGATATGAAATTTGGTGATGTGAAGAAGGTCGTTGTATCTTCAGCCGTAACTTCTGCAACCCTCCTGATTATTGTTGCCGGGGCTTCAGCTTTTGGTCGTTATTTAACCCTTGAACAGATTCCGGCGCTGATAACCGACGCGGTGGTATCGAATATCGATTCCCCCTGGGTATTCCTGATGGTGGTTAATATCATGCTGCTGATTGTCGGCATGTTTATGGATATCATCTCGGCTACTCTGATCCTGGCACCTATCCTGCTGCCCATTTTGCCGGAATTCGGGATCAGTTCCCTGCATTTTGGTTTGCTGATGACTGTTAATCTGGGGATTGGCTATTGCACACCGCCACTGGGAGTCAGTCTCTATATAACCGGCGCCCTGGTAAATCGCGGCCTCATTTATGTTACCAGGGCGGTGATGCCTTTTTTGGCTATCCAAATAGTGGTATTATTGTTGCTTACCTACTGGCCTGATCTGGTGCTGTTTTTGCCGTCATTATTTTATAAC
Proteins encoded in this region:
- a CDS encoding TRAP transporter small permease encodes the protein MISKIFGGIDKVLSFFEEWTLFVSVMVGLIALFVNVVLRYTIHYSLAWSEELIREIIIYTTFIGCSAAIKSRAMIRIDAVPQIFPRLKKPLDYFSNFCVLFYSALITKLGWGMAALQVATHQKTIILRIPLVVLYAVLPLMGIMMFIRTLQVMWEDYSTSQED
- a CDS encoding TRAP transporter large permease, which gives rise to METSYIIIALCLIGCLASTIPVFMSLFFTSIVGFYFFSGMPVMMMAQTLFRSMDNFALVVVLFFILCGNIMTSGSIVDKLIKVANSVVGFFPGGLAMAGVLACGMFGAISGSTVATVVAIGGFMIPALMDNQYDEQFSVGIMTTSPILGIIIPPSISMILYSMVSNDSLAALFMTGFIPGFLIIVSFSIYSYFYCKNRDFKRMPPPTFKELIAVLKEGFWSLMLPVLIFGGIFSGVFTANEAAVVACVYAFIVELFIHRDMKFGDVKKVVVSSAVTSATLLIIVAGASAFGRYLTLEQIPALITDAVVSNIDSPWVFLMVVNIMLLIVGMFMDIISATLILAPILLPILPEFGISSLHFGLLMTVNLGIGYCTPPLGVSLYITGALVNRGLIYVTRAVMPFLAIQIVVLLLLTYWPDLVLFLPSLFYN